A window from Mangifera indica cultivar Alphonso chromosome 2, CATAS_Mindica_2.1, whole genome shotgun sequence encodes these proteins:
- the LOC123207274 gene encoding pentatricopeptide repeat-containing protein At4g17616 encodes MALTLARKRLVQSWFLMSCSLGLISTKLVLVNNGCGRSLALTGLCKYVWSARCFCAGSVVPEKLCWEGTSREVLLRKLELTLKSHKVDEAWETFDNLKRLHGFPENSLVNKFVAELSYSSESQWLKKACVLVFKILKEKPNLLQLDVLAKLTLSLARAQMPIPASMILRLILENKNLPAMNVLQLVFLHMVKTEIGTCIASNLLIQMCDCFLLLSAERSNYAKLIKPDTMIFNLVLDACVKFGSSLKGQHIMELMSQTGVIADAHTIVIIAQIHKMNGQRDELKKFKDYIDRVSFPFLQHYRQFYDCLLSLYFKFDDIDAASELVFDMNRYRNSLPDQKIMKGFQKPCLVPIGSPNLRNGLKIQIMPELLEKDSILKIEGHQELVLFRNGKLLLSNRALAKLINGYKKYGKISEFSKLLLSIQKENNSLEGFTLCSDVIGAFIQIGLPETAHDILDDMKSAGYPMGSTTYISLLRAYYKLKMFREAEALSTQMKAAGLAVNFSDEGAISSTNPSVGRSRLAQSLVREMREKEKAVPCMVYELNSSIFFFCKGKMIDDVLKIYRRMQEMKIQPTVETFAYLAYGYSSLEMYRDITILWGDIKRNMATGSLALNSDLLEILLLNFLQGGYFERVMEVIDYMKEHNMFIDKWMYKSEFLKHHKNLYQSFKASSARTEAQSKRFEYVKTFRKFIGIS; translated from the coding sequence ATGGCATTAACATTGGCAAGAAAGAGATTGGTGCAATCCTGGTTTCTGATGAGTTGTTCTCTGGGATTAATTTCGACGAAACTGGTGCTTGTTAACAATGGGTGTGGAAGGTCTCTAGCATTGACTGGATTGTGTAAATATGTTTGGAGTGCCCGATGCTTTTGCGCTGGTAGTGTTGTGCCTGAAAAATTATGTTGGGAAGGTACATCTCGAGAAGTTTTACTGAGAAAACTTGAATTAACACTGAAGAGTCATAAAGTTGATGAAGCTTGGGAAACTTTTGATAACTTAAAGAGATTGCATGGTTTTCCTGAGAATTCACTTGTTAATAAGTTTGTTGCCGAGTTGTCTTACTCATCTGAGTCACAGTGGTTAAAAAAAGCTtgtgttttggtttttaaaatcttgaaagAGAAACCGAATTTGCTTCAGCTTGACGTCCTAGCAAAGCTGACTCTCTCTCTGGCAAGAGCTCAGATGCCTATCCCTGCCTCGATGATTCTTAGACTGATTTTGGAGAATAAAAATCTACCAGCTATGAATGTGTTGCAGTTGGTTTTTCTGCATATGGTGAAGACTGAAATTGGGACATGTATTGCATCAAATCTCTTGATTCAGATGTGTGATTGTTTCCTACTTTTAAGTGCTGAAAGAAGTAATTATGCAAAGTTGATCAAACCTGATACAATGATCTTTAACCTTGTGTTGGATGCTTGTGTGAAATTTGGATCATCTCTTAAAGGCCAACATATTATGGAACTTATGTCACAGACTGGGGTCATTGCTGATGCTCACACAATTGTTATTATTGCCCAGATTCACAAAATGAATGGTCAGAGGGATGAGCTGAAAAAATTCAAAGACTACATTGATAGAGTATCATTTCCATTTCTGCAGCATTACAGGCAGTTTTATGATTGTCTTTTGAGTTTGTATTTTAAGTTTGATGATATCGATGCAGCTTCTGAGCTTGTATTTGATATGAATAGATATCGAAACTCTCTTCCGgatcaaaaaattatgaaaggCTTTCAAAAACCTTGCCTTGTTCCAATAGGTTCTCCCAACCTGAGGAATGGATTGAAGATACAGATTATGCCTGAGCTACTAGAGAAGGATTCCATCCTCAAAATAGAAGGTCACCAGGAGCTCGTTCTCTTCAGAAATGGGAAACTTCTCCTTAGTAACCGGGCTCTAGCCAAGCTCATTAATGGTTACAAGAAGTATGGGAAGATTAGTGAGTTTTCAAAGCTCTTGTTAAGCATTCAGAAGGAAAATAATTCATTGGAGGGATTTACTCTGTGTTCCGATGTGATTGGTGCTTTTATTCAAATAGGTTTGCCAGAGACTGCTCACGACATCTTGGATGACATGAAATCAGCTGGTTATCCGATGGGTTCTACAACATACATATCACTCCTAAGAGCTTATTACAAGTTAAAAATGTTTAGGGAGGCAGAGGCACTATCTACCCAAATGAAGGCGGCTGGTTTGGCTGTAAACTTTTCTGATGAAGGGGCCATCTCAAGCACAAATCCATCAGTAGGTAGATCACGTCTAGCTCAGTCTTTAGTTCGAGAAATGAGGGAGAAGGAAAAGGCAGTTCCTTGTATGGTTTATGAACTCAATTCTTCTATCTTCTTTTTCTGCAAGGGCAAAATGATAGACGATGTTTTGAAGATATACCGAAGAATGCAGGAAATGAAAATCCAACCGACAGTAGAGACATTTGCTTATTTAGCTTATGGATACTCTTCTTTGGAAATGTATCGTGATATTACAATCTTGTGGGGTGACATTAAAAGGAACATGGCAACTGGCTCTTTAGCATTGAACAGTGATCTCCTCGAGATTCTGCTGCTTAACTTTCTTCAAGGTGGTTACTTTGAGAGAGTGATGGAGGTCATAGATTACATGAAAGAGCATAACATGTTCATAGACAAGTGGATGTATAAAAGCGAGTTCTTAAAGCACCATAAGAATCTTTATCAGAGCTTCAAGGCGTCAAGCGCCCGAACTGAAGCTCAGAGCAAGAGGTTTGAATATGTCAAGACATTCCGGAAATTCATTGGCATCAGTTGA